Sequence from the Cydia fagiglandana chromosome 8, ilCydFagi1.1, whole genome shotgun sequence genome:
ccatcaaaaaggccttttacactatgaaaataaaatctagttttttttttaattaatattatttctgaaactaggcgaatttcaaaaaagtttataggacatttttgtctctaaatatgatcaggaatacgctgttaaaattattcggtttcctcatgttacaccgtgtatagatTGGTTACAAGATTATACTCGTATATCTAGGTGTTGAGCTCAGTGATCCATAAATAGGTCACAACTTACCTGTTTAATGTTAGAATGAAGTACATATTTACTAATTTAAAACTATATGTAGGCTAAACTGTCGAGCTCGCTGTCGCCGGTGTGCCTGAAGGCCGCAGAGACCTGGACGGAGCTGCGGTCGGACCGCGAGCGCCTCCTGCAGCTGCAGGACATGGTGGCCTCGCAGGACCTGCAGCTGAAGCGTGAGCGCCGCGTGCGCAACCACCTCGAGCAGCGGCGCGCCATCCTCGAGCGGCTTTTCCTTAACCGCTCCAATTCCAGCCAGTATATCGCGGCGGGCGTGACTTCGTATCTCGGTACCTCTTCTTATTTGGCAAAAGATGCTGTTTTCACTGGTAAGAAATGTAACTGACCTTTCCGCACGTTATAAATGTTTTAGAAATACCGAGAGTCCAGAATAAACTTACCTATAACAGCagtatttttgtagttttattttttcagctacagttatttttttaatttggttaTGACTACGATAATATCAAGAACTGTTGTGTTAGGTTACTGTTACTTACTCGTAGATTAGgtactaaaatattataaataactaaGTATCATAATTACTCATAAATTAATAGATACACTACCTAATTTCCTTGAGTACTTGTGGTGTCACAACGTCAAAATCGGACCGCGAGCTCGTGCTGCATGTGCTGTCGTTTTTTGATTCTAGTTATATATGTATACTTTAGTCATTTAGTCACTACATATTTGGTACCTATTAATCAAAATAAAACCTTAATCAGGCTGAGGGAATAAACATTTAATTTTTGATTCTTTGAACCGCCAAATACTATATTATAATATCTCAAAGAAATCTAACAATCCGGTTCGTGATACGAGGTTTCGCGCCGTGCCACTTTCATCGCCTAAATCCTAATATGGTAAGTGAAGCActaaacaaaaacatcactcACACGCCAAGCTAGGTCACGGGCGTAACCTTTCTTGAAAGTGTAAGCGTTACTTTGACAGCGTACCCCCTAGCACTTACCTATACTATACTCGTATGACTATAttagccccgatgcatatgttttcgtctagtctAGTCTAATCAGACCATtctttgaggttctcgcgttgtACAAAAGTaatgttttagtttaaaaatcacaTATATTTAACGCTAATACTAATGGtagttaaattttatatggtaatattctacaataactaaatccaaatacaagaaataccatTTGTactaaaagaaaaaatatatagattGTAATTTTTTACTAGACGGGTAGGAATAtacctactatagttcgttttttttagcattagaaagaacttgcaagaaggtaagcgatcttgacatgtcttttaattgaaaaacgctttataaaattcaaaaactattacttatgaaagcagaagaatataaatgatcgtattagattcataattgttacatatttgccgtaacgtatttttaaaatgtgtttttcaattaaaagacacatcaagattgtttacctaatttctaatgctaaaaaaacgaactatagggaaCGCAACACGGCTCTGCTTGGCTCTGCCAAATTGCCAATGTACAATTTTGTTTctatgcatgcagcagtgctatAGGACAcaacaatatgatttggacaacgtttttgaaaagtacacTTTTTTAGCAATATCATTCATTTTTATTATACgataataaaaatgaataaccatacggttcccattactgggtaaTTTTATCTACACGTGTAAAAGTTATtagaataaacaaaattgttatgtGGATCTAGACGAACTAATTTTCATCGGGCTAGTAGTATGTTTATGGCGCTGTGGGCACCCATGACTAATTACGACGCCTTTAGGTGTttttggcggtcaaaaggtGCCACACTTCCAAAGTTATCCTTATCTTGGTTAAACTCTATACATATGGTTATTATGGTTGcaaatgtaagtatttaaaatacttatgcACCACACGCGTGGTGTTCGAAGCCTGGTAAAGTGTTAACattcaaaacaataaaaatgtataagcattaagtaggtacacacTTTATTACAAAACGGACATTTTACAAAACTAAGCTTCGGCTTATTCAATATTGTCTGTGGATATGTGCACACAACAGTAACTGTATTTTCAACTATAATTTTAAACACTTAGTTTTCTTTTACTGCACCATCAGctgataagtaggtactactTGCACAATTTTATTGCAATTTATGACCGGCGAGTTTAAacatctttaattttttttcgtctTTTATATGATTGGGCATCAAACAAAAATTGACATTTGTAGTGTGATGCTGACGTGCTACGGGCAGATTTTTATTTTCCTTAGTTGCATTTGCAGCTACTTTTGGTAATGCAGCAAATTCATCAGAAGTATCAACACTCGGAAATATTTTGTTTCCACATACACCATCACCTTTgtaattatctttatttatatttcttctATTTTTTGAAAAAGTACTCATCCCTTTGGTTGGCACAGTTTTTAGCCATTGGAACATATCACAATTATCCTGAATATGGGTTTTAAAATCATTATGCGTTCTTCGTCTATTTCTACGAGTTTCTACTTCTTGTTCTGAATAATTAAATTGATCATCTGAAGGGTTTGTGAGCTCGTACTCtagaatatttattaaattatctaaGTCATTGATCGGTAAGTTCGTCTTCTTTGTATTTGTAATGTTATATGATTCATATTCACTAAGCTTCTTCTCAAGTGATAATACAGTTTCGCGTGCTATTCTCCTTTGGTCACTTAACTCGACTATTTGATTTTCTAAAGTTAGGATTATTTTCTCTAATTGTGATACTTGTTCCTTTCTCTTTTCAATATAATTCATGAGTGATTCAATTTCATTATTCTTCTCGTCAAGTTGTCGATTGATCTGTTAACATATCGAATCCAGCTAAGTAACCATATATTCCAATCATAACATAAACCATGTTATGACtagaatatatatatgtaaatgaTTTATATAAATCTTGATACATAGATTATCACACATATTGCATGGCTGATATAATTAATTGGTAAACAGGGCGCAAGATTAATTTATCTTACCTCTATATCCGCTTGAGTTCTTTCATCCAAATTATTTCgtagtaatttaataatattcgtTTGTTCTTCATTTTTGACCGTTAGCATCTTCAGGGTCGCTTCCCGGTCTTCTAACAAATGTTCCTGCTCTGTTATGATTTCAACACGTTTTTGTAGTTCAATATCCTTTTCGATTAAGTCTTCAGtcaaagtattattttttagaTTTACTTCTACCAGCTGAAGGGTTTGCTGCTTTATCTGGAATTTAAATCATTTCTAGTAACTACTCGCCTCTTCGACTGATTACAAATTGTTTAATCGTTCTGAATCTAAAAACACTTTCATATTCGAGTACATTTCGAGTAGAATATCAGAATACAAAGAAAAATGAAATTGTGTGTCAAACTCTATTCAAATCGTTAACCTATTTTTTTTCGGattttgtatgaaacaaacTTGGAAATACAATTAATAGAATGAGTGTTTACGTATAATGCTAATGTTTTTTAATCTCTATTCTATGCaatgtaaaatacaaaaaaatctacgAGCGATAGTTTACCATTTCATGCAATTCTACTATGGTTTCAAATTCTCCGAAAACTTCACGTAGTACAGTTTTGATATTAGACAATTCTTCtgaatatgtttttattttcaattcaCTGAAAATCGAACACATGTGTAAATTTAGGGACCTACTTTCATATAAAAACGATGAAATCAAatgaacatttaaaaaaaaactttttttagttctatagttcgttttttttagcattagaaagaacttcgcagaagcaagcgtgcagtttttatcagactcgttaattgttaataattattgaattatctaatgtagcatagtcaatacatataatttacttcaaattgttaccgctaaaagtgccagatttagaaccacaagcgaacttctgcgaagttctttctaatgctaaaaaaaacggactaaaggtaaatacttaaaattatctTATCCAAGATTGCAATAAGACAACGGTTGCTTGATACTTCCATCGTGCCAAGATTTATTTTCTTagccttatttatttttgataaaaatgataaacgatacgtataatatatatactcctacatattattacaattaCATACGTAGGTAATATGAATTGATAGTTTTATTGTTCCAATATTATTTAGTGGGTAGTAACCCATACCATACCTTTCGAGTAGTTGTTGTTCGAGTAGGTTTCGTACTCTTTCCAGCTCCAAAATATACTTTTCCTTATTATTCAAATCATTTTTCAACTGATTCCCTAAGTCGACGGCGTTGTTCCAACTTTgctaaaataataatgattgcACGAGTAGGTAGGTTACCTTTTGACCACGAATACCGGCAGGGTACTTTTGGGGGGCTGCATCTGCATTTACAGCTTATAATGATAACCAATATGCTAATGTACACTAAAGAATGTCAGAAATAGGAGGGTATTCAGGGTGATGAAATAGAACTACAAATAAATGAAGTACTGCCAAATACAATATAACTATAAGTAGTTGCCGCATAAATTTTTCGTGGCATTTGCCATAAATTGATTAATAgtatattacgatacaagtgcgaaaaataggaaattcgaaatGAGTGGGGATACATtataaaacacgaccgaagggagttgATGCGAATTACATACTCGCACATGTATCATacgtatcgtacaacgttttacagtaagtACATAAATATGGCCTCTTTCATTTTCGACAAACGTAGTTAAGTACGTAATGTAATGTGCTaatatcgcactagtgcggtaaagtagcaccatatgtactggaAAATGTGTTACAACGTTATAAGTCAACATAACATAACATCCCTCACAAACTGCTGCTGGCCCTTTTCCCCCTGAAATCCGATGTCTGTATAGGTATTTAGATAAGGTACCTATTTTACATCGTTCGAACTCACAAGTGGGAGTATTGAAGTAAGATTGTCCATGTCTAATATTTATAACAATACGTAACTATAGGCATATTTTACCCGTAATTCTTGCATAGCTTCTGTTTCTTTAATtactttagttttatattccagcAGTTCTTCTTTAGTATTTTCAAGGTGAAAATTCAACACATCTATTGTCTTGCGGCATTCGGCAACCTCTTCTGCAATACAAAAATGATATCTGACGAATAAGTATTAAGAGTAACTCCTACTTATTGAAATCATATAAAACTGCCGTCCTATTTGTTCTATAAATGACATTTGTATCTTAACGATTAAGCAATTAACGAACAATATTTATCAGAacgattataattttaattaggtatgtatatatgtaggtacttgatTTTGATTCCATTTCTATTAATTTCTTCGAGGCGTCCTTAAACCGTAATTCTGACTCGAGAAGTTGAGCACGCATAGATTCTATTTTGTCGGccagtatatttttttcatctAATACTTCTTTGTATTTCTTATCTGTTTCCATTATTTTGTCAGCCAGTATATTTTTCTCATCTAATACTTCTTTGTATTTCTTCTCTGTTTCCACTAACTTCGCAATACGTAAATTCGACTCGTGTTTCGTACTATGTAAATTTTCTTCTAAATTGTTACGAAGTTCTAGAAGTTGATTTTCCAGATCTTGTTTTCTGTAATAATTTGACGCGTATTGCATAATACGCattattatatatttctaaatataggtattatatatatatatatatatatatatatatatatatatatatatatatatatatatataaatacacggtgtaacatgagtaaaccgaataattttaacagcgtattcctgatcatatttagagacaaaaatgtcctataaacttttttcatattcgcctagtttcagagatattattaataaaaaaaaacaagtttttattgttacatagtgtaaaaggcctttttgatggtgatgttgctgctatgggacgtagtttaaatatccttattgatagatgtcaaaaagcgACAAgtaaaactttgcaaaaaggttctacgtaaaaaaaatgtaaaatcaattttaagtgacaagtttgccaataacatttatttttgatgtacaaatacactcaaaaaattgagaaaacaaaacaaaaaaaaattttttttttggcgaaattgacctaaactcatattacattttttacttcttttgacttcagaaatgcgtggttaaa
This genomic interval carries:
- the LOC134666926 gene encoding cingulin-like, which gives rise to MQLKICWQENIAKFEKIKRHLHEKQRDLLKLYATLRSSHKELLELGQTMCLPPSEDLSIMNVGKLAPGQLLQLCAGPETNETHISHTPFDIHLLREIQNKIVTSCEETLNSRNNIIDWFEDIMAKKTITKNDLVKKIKEFKNENEEFKRSLDKNKEDYLRFLNNSQVFFKNDENSALANELCYQSLSLKLSEVNTLNEELQKKLQEAEDKATFAENKSKEIEKQLRDAKHKKRELKSKEEEMAYLNVALEQARSKSRTLEKTVCQLRQANQAMQSNYDSELKKLNESIDINTKLFDEITADRGKLLVEKQDLENQLLELRNNLEENLHSTKHESNLRIAKLVETEKKYKEVLDEKNILADKIMETDKKYKEVLDEKNILADKIESMRAQLLESELRFKDASKKLIEMESKSKEVAECRKTIDVLNFHLENTKEELLEYKTKVIKETEAMQELRQSWNNAVDLGNQLKNDLNNKEKYILELERVRNLLEQQLLESELKIKTYSEELSNIKTVLREVFGEFETIVELHEMIKQQTLQLVEVNLKNNTLTEDLIEKDIELQKRVEIITEQEHLLEDREATLKMLTVKNEEQTNIIKLLRNNLDERTQADIEINRQLDEKNNEIESLMNYIEKRKEQVSQLEKIILTLENQIVELSDQRRIARETVLSLEKKLSEYESYNITNTKKTNLPINDLDNLINILEYELTNPSDDQFNYSEQEVETRRNRRRTHNDFKTHIQDNCDMFQWLKTVPTKGMSTFSKNRRNINKDNYKGDGVCGNKIFPSVDTSDEFAALPKVAANATKENKNLPVARQHHTTNVNFCLMPNHIKDEKKLKMFKLAGHKLQ